Proteins from a genomic interval of Pelagibaculum spongiae:
- a CDS encoding ATP-dependent zinc protease family protein — MQLIANQTNPSSIIKTCLIMYQIWLISFSSNLLAGQTCAPLKIIGSKEHISIAGINFEALVDTGAKTSSLNAQQIKIIPGKYSQSTHWVSFFIEDPQSGTMLKQLKPVIRFIHVLTHSGPPRKRPVVQYQIQLGQLTQNIQFSLSDRQNFPQPVLIGQNLLQQNALLVDSSQYFLATKNNCHTSSLEFKPSLK, encoded by the coding sequence TTGCAATTGATTGCCAACCAAACCAACCCGTCATCCATCATCAAAACATGCCTGATCATGTACCAGATTTGGCTGATTAGCTTTTCCAGTAACTTATTGGCTGGACAAACCTGTGCGCCACTAAAAATTATCGGTAGCAAAGAACACATTTCAATCGCCGGCATCAACTTTGAGGCACTGGTTGATACCGGCGCTAAAACTAGCTCACTAAACGCGCAACAAATTAAAATCATCCCCGGAAAATATTCACAGTCGACACACTGGGTTAGCTTTTTTATAGAAGACCCTCAATCAGGAACAATGCTGAAGCAGCTAAAACCGGTAATTCGATTTATTCATGTTTTGACCCATAGCGGGCCGCCGCGAAAACGTCCGGTGGTTCAGTATCAAATTCAACTGGGTCAGTTGACACAAAATATTCAGTTCAGCCTGAGCGATCGCCAAAATTTCCCACAGCCTGTTCTGATTGGTCAGAACTTGTTACAGCAAAACGCATTGCTAGTTGATAGCAGCCAATATTTTCTGGCAACGAAGAACAACTGTCATACAAGCAGCCTAGAATTCAAACCATCCCTTAAGTAA
- a CDS encoding PhoH family protein, translating into MKETPKAYVLDTNVLIHDPQALLNFQEHLVIIPMTVLEELDKLKVGHQAVAADCRQAIRLIDSLLGNADPKQIANGIDIYREATDNYLGKISILMGNDPSENNTADQKQSPSIFSLPNTINDNLIINQVLLYQSQQPQPFDVVLVTKDINMRLKARGCGLISEDYQTDQLVSDVNMLPSGFHKVDGSIWDQLSVQESRHQGSATLHKVESEGLPDDLMPNQFLIDDNGFTGRLVAQADPLQTCCWIREVHSEALLHKQAWGLRPRDLHQAMALDLLMDPEIHLVILSGSAGSGKTILALAAAIEQTVSSKEYRHIIVTRSAQGLDEDIGYLPGTEQEKMEPWLGAITDNLEALHINDENPSSSMEYLQDKAMIQFKSLNYIRGRSFQQSFILIDECQNLTPHQMKTIITRAGKGSKVVCLGNLAQIDTPYINATSSGLTYLTERFKHFERGGHIQLQNVPRSQLAEYAEKHL; encoded by the coding sequence ATGAAAGAGACCCCAAAGGCTTATGTTCTCGATACCAATGTTTTAATCCATGATCCCCAGGCATTACTGAATTTTCAGGAACACCTGGTTATCATACCGATGACAGTATTGGAGGAACTGGACAAATTAAAAGTCGGCCACCAAGCAGTTGCCGCAGATTGCCGCCAGGCAATTCGTTTAATCGATAGTTTATTAGGTAACGCCGATCCAAAGCAGATAGCCAATGGCATTGATATTTACCGCGAAGCCACCGATAACTACCTAGGAAAAATTTCTATTTTGATGGGTAACGATCCATCAGAAAACAACACTGCAGATCAAAAACAATCACCTTCGATCTTTTCATTACCCAACACCATCAACGACAACTTAATTATTAATCAGGTTTTACTCTATCAATCGCAGCAGCCACAACCTTTCGATGTTGTGCTGGTTACTAAAGATATAAATATGCGATTAAAAGCTCGCGGTTGCGGGCTAATTTCTGAAGATTATCAAACCGACCAGTTAGTTTCAGATGTAAATATGCTACCGAGTGGCTTTCATAAAGTTGATGGCAGCATTTGGGATCAATTAAGCGTTCAAGAAAGTAGACATCAAGGTAGTGCAACATTACATAAGGTTGAATCTGAAGGACTTCCAGATGATTTAATGCCAAATCAGTTTCTGATAGATGACAATGGATTCACAGGTCGATTGGTTGCTCAAGCCGATCCATTACAAACCTGCTGCTGGATTCGTGAAGTTCATTCTGAAGCGTTATTGCACAAACAAGCTTGGGGATTACGTCCTCGAGATTTGCACCAAGCAATGGCACTGGATTTACTAATGGATCCTGAAATCCATTTGGTAATTTTATCCGGTAGCGCTGGCTCAGGAAAAACTATTTTGGCGCTAGCCGCAGCCATTGAACAAACTGTTTCCAGCAAAGAATATCGGCATATTATTGTCACTCGTAGCGCTCAAGGCTTAGATGAGGATATTGGTTATTTACCCGGAACAGAACAAGAAAAAATGGAACCATGGCTCGGCGCAATCACCGACAACCTAGAAGCACTGCATATTAACGATGAAAACCCAAGTTCGAGTATGGAGTACTTACAAGATAAGGCGATGATTCAATTTAAATCATTGAACTATATCCGAGGCCGCAGCTTTCAGCAGAGTTTTATTCTGATAGATGAATGTCAAAACCTGACACCACATCAAATGAAAACCATTATAACCCGCGCTGGCAAAGGTTCGAAAGTAGTCTGCCTTGGCAACCTAGCGCAAATAGATACCCCTTACATTAATGCAACCAGTTCTGGCCTGACTTATTTAACCGAAAGATTTAAGCACTTTGAGCGTGGCGGACATATCCAACTACAAAATGTACCCAGATCTCAATTAGCTGAATATGCTGAAAAGCATCTATAG
- the nhaA gene encoding Na+/H+ antiporter NhaA — translation MNQASDSYIGQFLKLESAGGIVLLAAAVLAIILANSPLEPFYALLLDTPVQVKVGALDIAKPLLLWINDGLMAIFFFLVGLELKREVLEGELSDKRNIVLPGVGAVGGMVIPAAIYIAFNYHDSVAMQGWAIPAATDIAFALGILSLLGSRVPVSLKIFLTSLAIFDDIGAIIIIALFYTSKISWIALVVVAFAIVQLVIMNRRGVESKSLYIMVGVLMWVSMLKSGVHATLAGVILAAFIPLHSKKDPSYSPLKRIEHDLHPLVAFFVLPVFAFSNAGINLTGLELDQALHSVPVGVALGLFIGKQLGIFAFCGLAIKAGWCQLPKGMSWLSLYATAVLCGIGFTMSLFVGSLAFEETSVNMLFDEKLGIIVGSMLSGVLGYLILAKCLPKRAAIK, via the coding sequence ATGAATCAGGCTTCAGACTCCTATATTGGCCAGTTCTTAAAGCTGGAATCAGCCGGTGGCATTGTGTTGTTGGCTGCCGCGGTACTGGCCATTATCCTTGCAAACAGTCCGTTAGAACCTTTTTATGCTCTTTTGTTAGATACACCAGTACAAGTGAAAGTTGGCGCGCTCGATATTGCTAAGCCATTGTTGCTGTGGATTAATGATGGCTTGATGGCGATCTTTTTCTTTTTAGTCGGCCTTGAGCTAAAGCGTGAAGTTTTAGAAGGTGAACTATCAGATAAGAGAAATATTGTCTTGCCAGGTGTTGGCGCGGTTGGTGGAATGGTAATACCAGCAGCGATCTATATTGCTTTTAATTATCATGATTCAGTAGCCATGCAAGGCTGGGCAATTCCTGCGGCAACCGACATTGCCTTTGCGTTGGGTATTTTGTCTCTACTGGGATCGCGCGTTCCGGTATCGCTAAAAATATTTTTAACATCACTGGCTATTTTTGATGATATCGGTGCAATTATTATTATTGCACTGTTCTATACCTCGAAAATTTCCTGGATTGCTTTGGTGGTCGTGGCGTTTGCTATTGTCCAGCTAGTAATTATGAATCGGCGCGGGGTTGAGTCGAAATCGCTCTATATTATGGTCGGTGTTCTGATGTGGGTATCCATGCTCAAGTCAGGTGTTCATGCGACCTTGGCAGGTGTGATTCTGGCAGCTTTTATCCCGCTGCATTCTAAAAAAGACCCTAGTTATTCACCGCTAAAGCGAATTGAGCATGATTTACACCCGTTAGTGGCTTTCTTTGTTTTACCTGTGTTTGCTTTTTCCAATGCCGGTATCAATTTAACCGGTTTAGAGTTGGATCAGGCATTGCATAGTGTTCCTGTCGGCGTAGCTTTAGGATTATTTATTGGTAAGCAGTTGGGGATTTTTGCTTTCTGTGGTTTGGCAATAAAAGCCGGTTGGTGCCAGTTACCTAAAGGTATGTCGTGGTTGTCGTTATATGCTACAGCAGTGTTGTGTGGCATCGGCTTTACTATGAGCTTATTTGTTGGCTCATTGGCATTTGAAGAAACTTCAGTAAATATGCTATTCGATGAAAAGCTGGGGATTATTGTTGGCTCTATGCTTTCTGGTGTGTTGGGCTACTTGATTCTTGCCAAATGCTTGCCAAAAAGAGCTGCGATCAAATAA
- the rimI gene encoding ribosomal protein S18-alanine N-acetyltransferase, whose translation MVEVAVEHFSFRPIEAADIDALVALEKIAQESPWGEQSFKRCLNPTFSGWIVDAVNQPLSVESERSDVDDSDAENTICAFAIFQAVADESHLLDIVVDPELQGQGIGRQLLGFIIDRAREVGAIAMYLEVRQSNLAAKSLYLSMGFLEVAERKNYYKTLAGEMENASVMMRAI comes from the coding sequence ATGGTTGAAGTTGCTGTCGAGCATTTTTCCTTTAGACCGATTGAAGCTGCAGATATTGACGCATTAGTCGCATTAGAAAAAATTGCCCAGGAATCTCCCTGGGGTGAGCAAAGTTTTAAGCGTTGCCTTAACCCTACTTTTTCTGGTTGGATTGTTGATGCGGTAAATCAGCCACTCTCGGTTGAATCTGAGCGTTCTGATGTAGATGATTCAGATGCTGAAAATACCATCTGTGCTTTTGCTATTTTCCAAGCAGTGGCCGATGAATCTCATTTGCTAGATATTGTGGTTGATCCTGAGCTGCAAGGACAAGGGATTGGTCGTCAGTTACTTGGTTTTATAATTGACCGAGCCAGAGAGGTTGGTGCAATTGCAATGTATTTGGAAGTTCGCCAATCTAATTTAGCAGCAAAATCCCTTTATTTAAGCATGGGTTTTTTAGAAGTCGCTGAAAGAAAAAATTACTATAAGACGCTTGCTGGTGAAATGGAAAATGCATCAGTAATGATGCGAGCAATATAG
- a CDS encoding uracil-DNA glycosylase family protein — MDASSTTAYSSAQRLACLKAMDIDCWVARSVLPGARQPQLSEQPAVMSVVDTSSIETTENVLVEANIASTNTGQVETQQLEDFPDSFAQQLTPQVSQLSVELDLDKARLIFQPLVENASCEILLIVGYRRQAADNVPLLDHNSFALLLKIAQSVGLAEKVHIAQLVNPANQHAVGALASAAPLKQQLEQLPVKKIVLLGEAVKQLWGNCRELGKIENSNSGSDSLVDSMLPSSFSFSQSPHPSELLAEPLLKRRAWHDWKQLKAELVK; from the coding sequence ATGGATGCATCTTCTACAACAGCTTATAGCTCAGCACAGCGGCTGGCATGTTTAAAGGCAATGGATATCGACTGCTGGGTGGCGCGTTCTGTGTTACCCGGTGCGCGACAGCCACAATTGTCTGAGCAGCCAGCCGTTATGTCTGTGGTAGATACATCATCAATCGAAACGACTGAAAATGTATTGGTAGAAGCAAATATTGCTTCTACCAATACAGGCCAGGTAGAAACACAACAACTGGAAGATTTCCCCGATAGCTTTGCTCAGCAGTTAACGCCTCAAGTCAGTCAGTTGTCAGTGGAGTTGGATCTTGATAAAGCCCGTTTGATTTTTCAGCCATTGGTTGAAAATGCCAGTTGCGAGATTTTATTAATTGTTGGTTATCGTCGCCAAGCTGCTGATAATGTACCGCTATTGGATCATAATTCGTTTGCTTTATTGTTAAAAATTGCCCAATCGGTTGGGCTTGCTGAGAAGGTTCATATCGCTCAGCTAGTTAATCCAGCTAATCAACATGCTGTTGGTGCGCTGGCCAGTGCTGCGCCACTCAAGCAGCAGCTTGAACAATTACCAGTTAAAAAAATTGTTTTGCTCGGAGAAGCAGTAAAACAGTTGTGGGGCAATTGTCGTGAACTGGGAAAAATAGAAAACTCAAACAGCGGCTCGGATTCATTGGTTGATTCAATGCTGCCTAGCAGTTTTTCTTTTAGTCAGTCGCCGCACCCGAGTGAACTGCTTGCTGAGCCATTATTGAAGCGTCGAGCGTGGCACGACTGGAAACAACTTAAAGCAGAGTTAGTTAAATAA
- a CDS encoding 2-isopropylmalate synthase: MSQKDKLIVFDTTLRDGEQSPGASMTLDEKVRIAKSLERLRVDVIEAGFPNASQGDFESVRAVARSVRESTICGLARAINSDIDRCGEALADAESARIHTFIATSPIHMQQKLRMSPEEVVERAVAAVKRARKWTDNVEFSCEDAGRSELDYLCRVIEQAIKAGARTINIPDTVGYNVPSQFGETIRQLLERIPNADQAVFSVHCHNDLGLAVANSLEAVINGARQVECTINGLGERAGNASLEELVMAVRTRQDVFPCETHIYTPEIVPASRLVSSITGFAVQPNKAIVGANAFAHESGIHQDGMLKNRETYEIMRAEDVGWKTNKMVMGKHSGRNAFKTRLEELGVNFETNEELNGAFARFKELADKKHEIFDEDLQALVSETQHEKEDDRFELVYLKTYTETGETPSAELTLKVDGQEQQTTAIGSGPVDATFKAIEQLVNTGSILQLFSINAITQGTDSQGEVTVRLEKGGRIVNGLGSDTDIVIASAKAYVSAASKLLANTPRTHLQAVNV; encoded by the coding sequence ATGAGCCAAAAAGATAAATTAATCGTTTTCGATACGACCTTGCGTGATGGTGAACAAAGTCCAGGTGCGTCTATGACGCTGGATGAAAAAGTGCGGATTGCTAAGTCTCTGGAACGATTACGGGTTGATGTGATTGAAGCTGGTTTTCCTAATGCCAGTCAGGGTGATTTTGAATCGGTGCGTGCCGTGGCTCGAAGTGTTCGCGAGTCAACCATTTGTGGTTTGGCGCGGGCAATTAATTCAGATATCGACCGTTGCGGTGAAGCACTTGCCGATGCTGAATCTGCTCGAATCCACACTTTTATTGCGACCTCACCGATTCATATGCAGCAAAAACTGCGAATGTCTCCCGAAGAGGTGGTTGAGCGAGCGGTTGCTGCAGTTAAGCGTGCGCGTAAGTGGACTGATAACGTCGAATTTTCATGTGAAGATGCCGGCCGGTCAGAATTGGATTATTTGTGTCGGGTGATTGAGCAGGCAATTAAAGCCGGTGCTCGAACAATCAATATTCCTGATACTGTTGGTTATAATGTACCTAGTCAATTTGGTGAAACGATTCGACAGCTGTTGGAACGCATCCCAAATGCCGATCAAGCGGTTTTCTCGGTGCATTGCCATAACGATTTAGGTTTGGCTGTTGCCAACTCTTTAGAAGCGGTAATCAATGGTGCCCGCCAGGTTGAATGTACCATCAATGGTTTGGGGGAGCGTGCCGGTAATGCTTCTTTAGAAGAGCTAGTGATGGCAGTGAGAACTCGCCAAGATGTTTTCCCATGTGAAACACATATTTACACACCAGAAATTGTACCGGCATCTCGCTTGGTCTCTTCAATTACTGGTTTTGCGGTACAGCCGAATAAAGCGATTGTCGGTGCTAACGCATTTGCTCATGAATCAGGTATTCACCAAGACGGCATGCTGAAAAATCGTGAAACCTATGAAATCATGCGCGCAGAAGATGTCGGCTGGAAGACCAATAAAATGGTTATGGGCAAGCACTCCGGCCGTAATGCATTTAAAACCCGCTTGGAAGAGTTGGGGGTTAATTTTGAAACCAACGAAGAATTAAACGGTGCTTTTGCTCGATTTAAAGAGCTGGCAGATAAAAAGCATGAAATCTTCGATGAAGATTTACAAGCACTGGTTTCAGAAACTCAACATGAAAAAGAAGATGACCGTTTTGAGTTGGTTTATTTGAAAACCTACACAGAAACAGGTGAAACCCCTTCAGCAGAATTGACCTTGAAAGTAGATGGTCAGGAGCAGCAAACCACAGCGATTGGTTCTGGTCCGGTAGATGCGACTTTTAAGGCAATTGAACAGCTGGTCAATACTGGTTCGATTTTGCAGCTGTTCTCGATCAATGCGATCACCCAAGGTACCGATTCTCAAGGTGAAGTAACGGTGCGTTTAGAAAAAGGCGGTCGAATTGTTAACGGACTGGGTTCAGATACCGATATTGTGATTGCCTCGGCCAAGGCCTATGTCAGTGCAGCGAGTAAGCTACTGGCTAATACTCCGCGCACTCACCTGCAAGCGGTTAATGTTTAA
- a CDS encoding sulfite oxidase heme-binding subunit YedZ, with translation MRTLVNPLEGIIHTSGEWALRFLLITLAMTPLKEITGSAHWIKFRRMTGLYALFYASLHFMAWIGLDQLFIVEEIIESIIDRPYILFGTTALLLMIPLGVTSTKGMIRKLGKRWKKLHQLVYPIAILGVVHFVLLVKKDLTEPLIYAAILLALLGWRARLRVAKIRKRHV, from the coding sequence ATGCGTACACTGGTTAACCCATTGGAAGGGATTATTCATACCAGCGGAGAATGGGCGTTACGCTTTTTGCTGATCACCTTGGCGATGACGCCTTTAAAGGAGATCACTGGCAGCGCTCATTGGATCAAGTTTCGTCGTATGACTGGCTTATATGCATTGTTTTATGCTTCATTGCATTTTATGGCTTGGATTGGTTTAGATCAGCTGTTTATTGTCGAAGAAATTATCGAGTCGATTATTGACCGGCCCTATATTCTATTTGGCACCACCGCTTTGCTATTAATGATTCCTTTAGGCGTAACTTCTACTAAGGGGATGATTCGAAAGTTGGGTAAGCGCTGGAAGAAATTACATCAGCTGGTTTATCCGATTGCGATTCTTGGTGTGGTGCACTTTGTGCTGCTGGTAAAGAAGGATTTAACCGAGCCATTAATTTATGCGGCTATCTTGCTCGCTTTATTAGGTTGGAGGGCGCGTTTAAGGGTTGCCAAAATCCGTAAGCGCCATGTATAG
- the msrP gene encoding protein-methionine-sulfoxide reductase catalytic subunit MsrP — protein sequence MLIKRPTDILSSDITSESVYLERRKLLQAAAASMLAAGMAAPFAAANAAIPKSAFKDLKSSPFSTGEEKTPHDMVTGYNNFYEFSTDKTGPAKLSKNFRSDPWSVSIEGEAEVTGTFSLEDLIKPHTLEERIYRLRCVEAWSMVVPWVGIPLGDILKRFKPLSSAKYVYFETLNDPEQFPGQKRQVLDWPYREGLRMDEAMNPLTILATGLYNDPLLAQNGAPLRLVVPWKYGFKSIKSIVKIKFVKEMPETSWNMSGPKEYGFYANVNPKVAHPRWSQKREVRLPSLFGSKNTKTQLFNGYADQVASMYSGMNLRKYF from the coding sequence ATGCTGATAAAAAGACCAACAGATATTCTCTCGTCCGACATCACTTCTGAATCGGTATACCTTGAACGAAGAAAACTATTGCAAGCGGCGGCGGCAAGCATGCTGGCGGCGGGAATGGCAGCGCCATTTGCTGCTGCTAATGCAGCGATTCCTAAGAGCGCTTTCAAGGATCTAAAATCATCACCTTTCTCAACCGGTGAAGAAAAAACCCCGCACGACATGGTGACTGGTTACAACAACTTCTATGAATTCTCGACTGATAAAACCGGGCCAGCCAAGCTGAGTAAAAACTTTAGATCAGATCCTTGGTCGGTTTCTATTGAAGGCGAAGCGGAAGTGACCGGTACATTCTCGCTGGAAGATTTGATTAAACCGCATACCTTGGAAGAAAGAATTTACCGTTTGCGCTGTGTTGAAGCTTGGTCGATGGTCGTTCCTTGGGTAGGGATTCCATTGGGCGATATTTTAAAGCGTTTTAAGCCGCTCTCTTCTGCCAAATACGTTTACTTTGAAACGCTCAATGATCCTGAGCAGTTCCCAGGGCAAAAGCGTCAGGTGCTGGATTGGCCATACCGTGAAGGTTTAAGAATGGATGAAGCGATGAATCCATTAACTATTTTGGCGACAGGTTTGTATAACGATCCGCTGCTAGCGCAAAATGGTGCACCGCTTAGGTTGGTGGTGCCATGGAAATATGGTTTCAAAAGTATTAAAAGCATCGTCAAAATTAAATTCGTTAAAGAAATGCCAGAAACCAGTTGGAATATGTCAGGGCCAAAAGAGTATGGTTTCTACGCCAACGTAAATCCGAAGGTAGCGCATCCGCGCTGGTCGCAAAAACGTGAAGTCCGTTTGCCATCACTGTTCGGCAGTAAAAACACTAAAACTCAGCTATTTAATGGTTATGCTGACCAAGTTGCCAGCATGTATAGTGGAATGAATTTACGTAAATATTTTTAA
- a CDS encoding HEPN domain-containing protein produces MSIAKESFGLAISDAGDLLRIYDSINGKDVENQQPPEVLKRAALVMILTAWETYVEDIATEKFEQKFSVLKGSRVGDFVEQQFSIKLKMFHNPDSLKTKQIFEEFFGVDVTNDWVWGSYSTSKEVKTTLNRWISRRGSAVHRAYVDKNAPHLVNRKDLDKCILFFNDLVNVTDKTLSKM; encoded by the coding sequence ATGTCTATAGCTAAAGAATCCTTTGGCCTAGCAATTTCAGATGCTGGAGATTTACTGAGGATCTATGATTCGATTAATGGTAAAGATGTTGAAAATCAGCAGCCACCAGAGGTGTTAAAAAGAGCAGCTTTAGTTATGATTTTAACTGCCTGGGAGACTTATGTTGAAGACATTGCAACAGAAAAATTTGAACAAAAATTTTCTGTACTTAAAGGCAGTAGAGTGGGTGATTTTGTTGAACAGCAATTCTCAATCAAACTAAAGATGTTTCATAACCCTGATTCGCTCAAAACCAAACAAATATTTGAAGAGTTTTTTGGGGTTGATGTAACAAATGATTGGGTTTGGGGAAGTTATTCGACTTCCAAAGAAGTGAAGACAACCTTAAATCGCTGGATAAGTAGGAGAGGTAGCGCGGTGCATCGAGCATATGTGGATAAAAATGCTCCTCACTTGGTAAACCGAAAAGACTTAGATAAATGTATTTTGTTTTTTAATGATTTGGTCAATGTTACAGATAAAACGCTGTCAAAAATGTAA
- the ilvC gene encoding ketol-acid reductoisomerase, producing MQVYYDKDADLSLIKSMKVTIVGYGSQGHAHANNLKDSGVDVTIGLREGSSSWVKAENSGLKVASVAQAVEGADVVMILTPDESQAATYKADVEPNLKQGAALAFAHGFNVHYQQIVPRKDIDVIMIAPKGPGHTVRATYTQGGGVPSLIAVYQDASGKARDIAMSYASANGGGRSGIIETNFREETETDLFGEQAVLCGGATALVQAGFETLTEAGYAPEMAYFECLHELKLIVDLMYEGGIANMRYSISNTAEYGDVSRGPRVITEETKKEMGRILKEIQNGEFAREFILENQAGQATLKAKRRLGEEHQIEEVGAKLRAMMPWIAANKMVDKEKN from the coding sequence ATGCAGGTTTATTACGATAAAGACGCCGACCTCTCGTTAATCAAGTCGATGAAAGTGACCATTGTCGGATATGGCTCACAGGGTCATGCCCACGCAAATAACCTTAAAGATTCTGGCGTTGACGTGACCATTGGTTTACGTGAAGGCTCTAGCTCTTGGGTGAAAGCAGAAAATTCAGGCTTGAAAGTCGCTTCTGTTGCTCAGGCTGTAGAAGGTGCTGACGTAGTTATGATTCTGACTCCTGATGAGTCACAAGCTGCAACTTATAAAGCGGATGTTGAACCGAACCTTAAGCAAGGTGCTGCACTGGCATTTGCCCACGGTTTCAATGTTCACTATCAGCAGATCGTGCCTCGTAAAGATATCGACGTGATCATGATTGCGCCTAAGGGCCCAGGTCACACAGTTCGTGCTACTTACACCCAAGGTGGCGGTGTACCTAGCTTGATCGCGGTATATCAAGATGCTTCTGGTAAGGCGAGAGACATTGCTATGTCTTATGCATCTGCCAATGGCGGCGGTCGTAGCGGTATTATCGAAACTAACTTCCGTGAAGAAACTGAAACCGATCTGTTTGGTGAGCAAGCAGTATTGTGTGGCGGTGCAACTGCACTGGTTCAGGCTGGTTTTGAAACTTTGACCGAAGCTGGTTATGCACCAGAAATGGCTTACTTTGAGTGCTTGCACGAGCTGAAGCTGATTGTTGATTTAATGTATGAGGGCGGTATTGCCAACATGCGTTATTCAATCTCCAACACAGCTGAGTACGGCGACGTAAGTCGTGGTCCTCGTGTTATCACTGAAGAAACCAAGAAAGAAATGGGTCGCATCCTCAAGGAAATCCAGAACGGTGAATTCGCTCGTGAATTTATCCTGGAAAACCAAGCAGGTCAGGCCACTCTGAAAGCCAAGCGTCGCTTGGGTGAAGAGCATCAGATCGAAGAAGTGGGCGCTAAGCTGCGTGCCATGATGCCTTGGATCGCTGCTAACAAAATGGTCGACAAAGAAAAGAACTAA
- the ilvN gene encoding acetolactate synthase small subunit: MRHLITMLVENEAGALCRVASLFSARGYNIESLAVAPIEDSSLSRLTVVTQGDDATIEQITKQLNKLLDVVRVADLTCVEHVERELMLIKMRVSSPTARDELTRQVEIFRGQIVDIAEGSYTVQLTGKSDKLDAFVGLMREECILELNRTGPIGMSRGEKAFRV; the protein is encoded by the coding sequence ATGCGCCATCTAATTACCATGCTGGTGGAAAATGAAGCGGGCGCATTGTGCCGGGTGGCCAGTTTGTTCTCGGCACGTGGCTACAATATTGAATCTTTGGCGGTGGCACCGATTGAAGATTCGTCATTGTCTCGTTTAACCGTGGTTACTCAGGGTGATGATGCGACGATTGAGCAAATCACCAAGCAGTTAAACAAACTACTCGATGTGGTTCGAGTCGCTGATTTAACCTGTGTTGAGCATGTTGAACGTGAATTGATGCTGATTAAAATGCGGGTCAGTTCGCCAACGGCTCGAGATGAATTAACCCGTCAGGTTGAAATCTTTCGGGGACAAATTGTCGATATTGCAGAAGGAAGTTACACGGTTCAATTAACCGGTAAGAGCGATAAATTAGACGCTTTTGTTGGCTTAATGCGTGAAGAGTGTATTCTTGAGCTGAACAGAACAGGCCCTATCGGCATGAGTCGAGGGGAGAAAGCCTTTCGGGTTTAA